The sequence below is a genomic window from Mycobacteriales bacterium.
GCCGGCGGTGCTCGACCTGCTCGGTGCTGACCCGGTCAGCAACGTCTTCGTCGCCTCTCGCATCGACGCCGCCGGGCTCGCGCCGCAGCGGCTCGGCGCGCAGGTGTGGGGTTACGGGCGCGGCAGCCACCCGACGGCGCTGTGCTACTCGGGCGCCAACCTGGTGCCGGTCGGCGCGGACGAGCCGGCGCTTCGCGCGTTTGCCGAGCACGCGGCGAGACAAGGTCGCCGTTGCTCCTCGATCGTCGGCCCGGCCGAGATGGTGGCGACGTTGTGGGAGGACCTCGAGGCGAGCTGGGGACCCGCGCGAGAGCTCCGGATGCGCCAACCCCTGATGCTGACCACCTCCTACGCCACGACGGATCCGGACACCGCGGTACGACGGGTGCGCCCGGAGGAGCTCGAGCTGCTCCTGCCGGCGAGCATCGCGATGTTCACCGAGGAGGTCGGGGTCTCGCCCGTCGCCGGCGACGGCGGCGCGCTCTACCGGGCAAGGGTGCGCGA
It includes:
- a CDS encoding GNAT family N-acetyltransferase encodes the protein MPAVLDLLGADPVSNVFVASRIDAAGLAPQRLGAQVWGYGRGSHPTALCYSGANLVPVGADEPALRAFAEHAARQGRRCSSIVGPAEMVATLWEDLEASWGPARELRMRQPLMLTTSYATTDPDTAVRRVRPEELELLLPASIAMFTEEVGVSPVAGDGGALYRARVRELIAAGRAFARIDGDRVVFKAEVAAVTKGVCQLQGVWVEPSQRGRGLSVAGMAAVVAACLRDIAPAVSLYVNDFNLPARRAYERVGFSEVGSFASVLF